The proteins below are encoded in one region of Telopea speciosissima isolate NSW1024214 ecotype Mountain lineage chromosome 10, Tspe_v1, whole genome shotgun sequence:
- the LOC122644196 gene encoding VAN3-binding protein-like isoform X1, which yields MDDTIGDTWRPESVTLIGFQPPETPREPMEFLSRSWSVSALEVSKVLAPPSMLSKTASGGFPIHEEIAGEAEEAATVAGNPFSFASSATSQLVMERIMSQSQEVSPLTSGRLSHSSGPLNGGGSLTDSPPVSPSDNDDVKLCRSNNTVNTQNRGGGGGGGGGGGGGVGGGGGGGGGGGGGKTVGRWLKDRREKKKEETRAHNAQLHATVSVAGVAAAVAAIAAATAASSSTGKDEQMAKTDMAVASAATLVAAQCVEAAEAMGAEREYLASVISSAVNVRSPGDIMTLTAAAATALRGAATMKARVLREVWNIAAVIPVERGMGMAGNNNNGHSNGSNSGELGPEDNFLGICSQELLARGCELLKRTRKGDLHWKIVSVYINRMGQVMLKMKSRHVAGTITKKKKNMVIEVLRDIPAWPGRHLLEGGEERRYFGLKTEMRGIVEFECRNQREYDVWTQGVSRLLSIVAERSNRHN from the exons ATGGATGACACTATTGGTGATACATGGAGACCAGAGTCTGTTACTCTTATCGGGTTCCAACCACCTGAGACGCCACGAGAGCCCATGGAGTTTCTCTCACGCTCATGGAGTGTTTCTGCTCTTGAAGTCTCTAAAGTTCTTGCCCCTCCTTCCATGCTTTCCAAGACTGCTAGTGGTGGATTTCCCATACATGAAGAAATCGCCGGGGAAGCTGAGGAAGCTGCTACTGTTGCTGGGAATCCCTTCTCTTTTGCTTCTTCTGCAACTTCGCAGCTTGTCATGGAGAGGATAATGTCTCAATCG CAGGAAGTGTCGCCGCTTACTTCGGGGAGGCTCTCTCACAGTAGCGGACCTTTGAACGGCGGGGGTTCTTTGACGGATAGCCCACCAGTCTCCCCATCTGATAACGACGATGTCAAG CTCTGCCGCTCGAACAACACTGTAAACACTCAGAACAGAGGTGGCGGAGGCggaggcggcggcggcggcggcggcggcgttggtggtggtggtggtggtggtggcggcggtggcggAGGAAAGACAGTTGGGAGGTGGTTGAAGGacaggagagagaagaagaaagaagaaacccGAGCGCACAACGCTCAGCTCCATGCCACAGTTTCAGTTGCTGGAGTTGCTGCTGCTGTGGCTGCCATTGCTGCAGCTACGGCAGCTTCTTCTAGTACCGGTAAGGATGAGCAGATGGCGAAGACGGACATGGCTGTGGCATCTGCTGCGACGTTAGTTGCTGCACAATGCGTGGAGGCTGCAGAGGCAATGGGGGCGGAGCGGGAGTACCTTGCATCCGTTATTAGCTCCGCCGTTAATGTACGATCACCTGGGGACATCATGACTCTAACAGCTGCTGCTGCAACTG CTTTACGTGGGGCTGCGACGATGAAGGCAAGGGTTCTTAGGGAAGTCTGGAACATAGCTGCCGTGATACCGGTGGAAAGAGGGATGGGTATGGCTGGTAACAATAATAACGGTCATTCCAACGGTAGTAACAGCGGGGAACTTGGCCCTGAAGATAACTTCCTTGGCATCTGCAGTCAAGAGCTTCTCGCCAGAGGCTGTGAGCTTCTCAAGCGTACCCGTAAAG GTGATCTTCATTGGAAAATTGTATCTGTGTATATCAATCGGATGGGTCAG GTAATGCTAAAAATGAAGAGCAGACATGTCGCCGGGACCattactaaaaagaaaaaga ACATGGTTATAGAGGTACTGAGGGACATCCCTGCATGGCCTGGAAGGCACTTATTGGAGGGTGGGGAGGAGCGACGTTACTTTGGGCTGAAAACAGAGATGCGTGGGATCGTAGAGTTTGAATGTAGGAATCAACGTGAGTACGACGTATGGACCCAAGGTGTCTCTAGGCTTCTTTCCATTGTCGCTGAACGGAGTAACAGACACAACTGA
- the LOC122644196 gene encoding VAN3-binding protein-like isoform X2 — MDDTIGDTWRPESVTLIGFQPPETPREPMEFLSRSWSVSALEVSKVLAPPSMLSKTASGGFPIHEEIAGEAEEAATVAGNPFSFASSATSQLVMERIMSQSEVSPLTSGRLSHSSGPLNGGGSLTDSPPVSPSDNDDVKLCRSNNTVNTQNRGGGGGGGGGGGGGVGGGGGGGGGGGGGKTVGRWLKDRREKKKEETRAHNAQLHATVSVAGVAAAVAAIAAATAASSSTGKDEQMAKTDMAVASAATLVAAQCVEAAEAMGAEREYLASVISSAVNVRSPGDIMTLTAAAATALRGAATMKARVLREVWNIAAVIPVERGMGMAGNNNNGHSNGSNSGELGPEDNFLGICSQELLARGCELLKRTRKGDLHWKIVSVYINRMGQVMLKMKSRHVAGTITKKKKNMVIEVLRDIPAWPGRHLLEGGEERRYFGLKTEMRGIVEFECRNQREYDVWTQGVSRLLSIVAERSNRHN, encoded by the exons ATGGATGACACTATTGGTGATACATGGAGACCAGAGTCTGTTACTCTTATCGGGTTCCAACCACCTGAGACGCCACGAGAGCCCATGGAGTTTCTCTCACGCTCATGGAGTGTTTCTGCTCTTGAAGTCTCTAAAGTTCTTGCCCCTCCTTCCATGCTTTCCAAGACTGCTAGTGGTGGATTTCCCATACATGAAGAAATCGCCGGGGAAGCTGAGGAAGCTGCTACTGTTGCTGGGAATCCCTTCTCTTTTGCTTCTTCTGCAACTTCGCAGCTTGTCATGGAGAGGATAATGTCTCAATCG GAAGTGTCGCCGCTTACTTCGGGGAGGCTCTCTCACAGTAGCGGACCTTTGAACGGCGGGGGTTCTTTGACGGATAGCCCACCAGTCTCCCCATCTGATAACGACGATGTCAAG CTCTGCCGCTCGAACAACACTGTAAACACTCAGAACAGAGGTGGCGGAGGCggaggcggcggcggcggcggcggcggcgttggtggtggtggtggtggtggtggcggcggtggcggAGGAAAGACAGTTGGGAGGTGGTTGAAGGacaggagagagaagaagaaagaagaaacccGAGCGCACAACGCTCAGCTCCATGCCACAGTTTCAGTTGCTGGAGTTGCTGCTGCTGTGGCTGCCATTGCTGCAGCTACGGCAGCTTCTTCTAGTACCGGTAAGGATGAGCAGATGGCGAAGACGGACATGGCTGTGGCATCTGCTGCGACGTTAGTTGCTGCACAATGCGTGGAGGCTGCAGAGGCAATGGGGGCGGAGCGGGAGTACCTTGCATCCGTTATTAGCTCCGCCGTTAATGTACGATCACCTGGGGACATCATGACTCTAACAGCTGCTGCTGCAACTG CTTTACGTGGGGCTGCGACGATGAAGGCAAGGGTTCTTAGGGAAGTCTGGAACATAGCTGCCGTGATACCGGTGGAAAGAGGGATGGGTATGGCTGGTAACAATAATAACGGTCATTCCAACGGTAGTAACAGCGGGGAACTTGGCCCTGAAGATAACTTCCTTGGCATCTGCAGTCAAGAGCTTCTCGCCAGAGGCTGTGAGCTTCTCAAGCGTACCCGTAAAG GTGATCTTCATTGGAAAATTGTATCTGTGTATATCAATCGGATGGGTCAG GTAATGCTAAAAATGAAGAGCAGACATGTCGCCGGGACCattactaaaaagaaaaaga ACATGGTTATAGAGGTACTGAGGGACATCCCTGCATGGCCTGGAAGGCACTTATTGGAGGGTGGGGAGGAGCGACGTTACTTTGGGCTGAAAACAGAGATGCGTGGGATCGTAGAGTTTGAATGTAGGAATCAACGTGAGTACGACGTATGGACCCAAGGTGTCTCTAGGCTTCTTTCCATTGTCGCTGAACGGAGTAACAGACACAACTGA